A stretch of DNA from Deltaproteobacteria bacterium:
ATTCTCAAGTGCCAATTTTGGATTTTTCAAACGTGAAAGATGTTCAGGATCTTCGAGATCGAAGAAGTGGGTCTCTTTTCGTTCTTGCCTGACGTATTGTCGAGCGAGGGTAGTTTTTCCGCACTGTCGTGGACCGAGGATCGCTACGACGGGAAAGTTTTTGATTTTCGATCGGAGGGCCTGAAGCTCCTTCTTTCGGAGGATTTCCATGACCCAAAGGTATCATGAAAATTCGGCGTCGTACACCGAAATTTCATAGCATTAAATTAGAGGGCAGAATTAAGTTCCCTCTGGCCAGAGAAGAAGGCCAACAAGCCCGTTGCAGGAATGGCGGTATATTTCCAGAACGGCAGGGGCTGTTCAGGAGATTTTTTAGTAATGCTCTCCTCGATATCTTTTTATTGGAGGCGGTAATTGATCAAAGGCGACCTGGCTTTCGGCATCTCCACAAACGAGTCGTCCGTCCGGCGTGTACAAGAGGATTGGATGTTCATCATCCCAGTAATGGACGTGACTGGGTCTTACAACCTGACCCGTTGCATCTCGGTTGAGGCCCAGATCAAGATAGAGCGGTGCATTGAGGTTATCGCTTGAGGGGAGGCTGTCATCAGCCCTGTAATGGGTATGAACCCTGGCCGTGTAGCCGGGATGGAGCCAATAGTCGCGATCGATTATGAACTCGTTTGTCCCATTCACTATTTTCCATCCCCTTAGATTAATCGGGTGGGAGCCCATTTCCCCACCCCCTGTGTGGATGATACGGAAATACTCCTTGTCCGGGGGGGTATCAAAGTCACGTCTGCCTTCCCTTTCTTTTCGTTCTGCCTTCGCTATGCGTCGAGGATGGTCGCGGTTCTCATGTTCGAGGGGATGGGAGCTTGTGATAAAGAGAGACTCCTTCTGGAAATGCTCATCCGCCCAGATCCCCTTCTTGGCAGCCCTCGCCTTCTCTTGAGCCGCAAGATATTCGAGGACCCTTCCTGATTCATCCGGCGCGACGAAATAGGCCAAGGCAAGTCCCTCTTCAATCATCAGTTTGTTCACATTGAGGTAGGGGTTTTCCCCTGGGGCAAGAGGCCCCTTCTTTTTGACCCAAACCTCAGAGGCCGGACGACCGTATTGGTCAAATTCATAAGAACGAAGGTAGACCTCATTGTCATGATCCGCGAGGACCTTCTTCAGGAATTTTTGTGCCTCACCGGCCAGCAGTTCTCCCCGCTCGCATCGCTCTACAGGTGGGCGCATATTAGGTCTTCTCCACTCATGGGTTGCCTCAAGGGTGTTAATCCCGGTGAAGCGGATATCGACGGCGTCTCTCATCGCCCCCTCGGCATAGACCCAGATTGTATCCCCGTCAGTGACAGGATCTTTCATGGGATCAATGCGAGGGTCTGGTACAACTCCGTCGATCATTCGTCCTACCTTAAGTGGTTTGTCAGAAAGGAAAGGGATCTTCTCAAATACGGTAAGGCGTAAATCCAGACCTCCATGTGTAATGAGGGTTTTCCTTAAATGGCGCCTGAACTTGTCATAATCGGCAGGGACTGTTTCATCAATCCAGGCATGCAATTTGCGGCCAAGTTCGAGCCCGGCCGGGTCTTGCCGCGTCGAACTATTTTTGCGCAGAAACTCCATGAGGTCGAACGCTGCCTTCTCCTTTGCCTGGTCGGGTGTCAGACCATCGCTTCTCCTGCTGCCTCTCTTTCTCTCCCCGACGGCACCAACCTC
This window harbors:
- a CDS encoding thermonuclease family protein; protein product: LTQGIPADQSFLDQWRVSLLYSLPAMMMSRVAMQRWGWGTTILQDAAMEPIQAVASVALSCGMGGVGWLPETNMTLGQLFRRELTEGFFYMGVGRGMGGAVDRFSARQSLPQLNDPFERAWATAPGEVGAVGERKRGSRRSDGLTPDQAKEKAAFDLMEFLRKNSSTRQDPAGLELGRKLHAWIDETVPADYDKFRRHLRKTLITHGGLDLRLTVFEKIPFLSDKPLKVGRMIDGVVPDPRIDPMKDPVTDGDTIWVYAEGAMRDAVDIRFTGINTLEATHEWRRPNMRPPVERCERGELLAGEAQKFLKKVLADHDNEVYLRSYEFDQYGRPASEVWVKKKGPLAPGENPYLNVNKLMIEEGLALAYFVAPDESGRVLEYLAAQEKARAAKKGIWADEHFQKESLFITSSHPLEHENRDHPRRIAKAERKEREGRRDFDTPPDKEYFRIIHTGGGEMGSHPINLRGWKIVNGTNEFIIDRDYWLHPGYTARVHTHYRADDSLPSSDNLNAPLYLDLGLNRDATGQVVRPSHVHYWDDEHPILLYTPDGRLVCGDAESQVAFDQLPPPIKRYRGEHY